From Chryseobacterium joostei, the proteins below share one genomic window:
- a CDS encoding metallophosphoesterase family protein, which produces MTKILLLSDSHSYIDDRILEYASQADEVWHCGDFGSIDVIEQLEKVKPLKGVYGNIDNAKIRSEFPEVNRFFCEKLEVLMIHIGGYPGKYTPLTKKEITEKTPKLFISGHSHILKAMYDEKNNLLHLNPGACGKQGWHKMRTMMRFVVDGDEIKDLEIIELGPRV; this is translated from the coding sequence ATGACAAAGATACTACTTCTTTCCGATTCTCACTCCTATATCGACGATCGAATTTTAGAGTATGCATCACAGGCAGATGAAGTGTGGCATTGTGGTGACTTTGGAAGCATAGATGTTATAGAACAGCTGGAAAAAGTTAAACCATTAAAAGGCGTCTACGGAAATATTGATAATGCCAAGATACGTTCTGAGTTTCCTGAAGTAAATCGTTTTTTCTGTGAAAAGCTGGAAGTTCTGATGATTCACATCGGTGGTTATCCCGGAAAATATACTCCACTTACCAAAAAAGAAATTACTGAGAAAACCCCGAAATTATTTATTTCAGGACATTCCCATATTTTAAAAGCCATGTATGATGAGAAGAATAATCTTCTTCACCTAAATCCCGGAGCCTGCGGAAAACAAGGCTGGCATAAGATGAGGACAATGATGCGTTTTGTGGTAGATGGTGACGAAATTAAGGATCTCGAGATTATTGAATTGGGACCGAGAGTTTAA
- a CDS encoding serine hydrolase, which translates to MKQKLSYFIFLLTLGLANAQVEEKKLDELIQNTLKTFDVPGMSVGIVKDGKVTYSKGFGVRSLTTKQPMDDNTLVGIASNSKGFTCVALAILADEGKLNWDDKVSKYIPEFQMYDPYVSQNVTIKDLITHRAGLGLGQGDLMFFPEGGNLTVNDIVHNVRYLKPENPFRTTLDYNNIMFVVAGEVIHRVSGLSWAEFIEQKIMKPVGMTSSFGSYNRAKASANKIDAHAPVDGKAIAVPHDWNETANAAGGIMSNIKDMTTWAECLLNNFTTKDGKKLVSDKNVQQLWSLQIPDRVAAKNPYDTSFYGYGLGWFLSDVKGHKQVQHTGGLIGTVTQFTLIPDLKLGIVVLTNQQSGAAFNTITNTVKDSYLGVADRNWLKTYGERMSKMNVEFEKQKKEAFTKSEAFKKEKTLQPKAEQFTGTYNDVWFGDVEITQQGSAYRISCKNSPRLKGELLPYSNNSFIIKWDDRSYDADAYIIFSYDENGKAQSAKLKAISDVTDFSFDFDDLDLKKK; encoded by the coding sequence ATGAAGCAGAAACTTTCTTATTTCATTTTTCTTTTAACCTTAGGATTAGCGAATGCACAGGTTGAAGAAAAAAAACTGGATGAACTGATCCAAAATACTCTGAAAACCTTTGACGTTCCGGGAATGTCGGTGGGAATTGTAAAAGATGGAAAAGTGACCTATTCCAAAGGGTTTGGAGTACGTTCACTCACCACCAAGCAGCCCATGGATGATAATACACTGGTAGGAATTGCTTCCAATTCTAAAGGTTTTACCTGTGTGGCATTAGCAATTCTGGCAGATGAGGGAAAACTGAACTGGGATGATAAGGTTTCCAAATATATTCCTGAGTTTCAGATGTACGATCCGTATGTTTCACAAAATGTAACGATAAAGGATCTTATTACGCATAGAGCGGGATTGGGATTGGGACAAGGAGACCTGATGTTTTTTCCGGAAGGAGGAAATTTAACGGTTAATGACATTGTTCATAATGTAAGATATCTAAAGCCTGAAAATCCTTTCAGAACTACACTGGACTATAACAATATCATGTTTGTTGTTGCCGGGGAAGTGATCCACAGGGTTTCCGGATTAAGCTGGGCAGAGTTTATAGAACAAAAAATCATGAAACCTGTAGGGATGACTTCCAGCTTTGGAAGTTACAACAGAGCGAAAGCTTCTGCCAATAAAATTGATGCTCATGCTCCCGTAGACGGAAAAGCCATTGCAGTTCCCCACGATTGGAATGAAACAGCTAATGCTGCCGGAGGAATTATGAGTAACATCAAGGATATGACAACCTGGGCAGAATGTCTGTTGAATAACTTTACTACTAAAGATGGTAAGAAACTGGTTTCTGATAAGAATGTTCAACAACTTTGGAGTCTGCAGATTCCTGATAGGGTTGCAGCAAAGAATCCATATGATACGAGTTTTTACGGATATGGTTTAGGATGGTTTTTAAGTGATGTGAAAGGACACAAGCAGGTACAACATACAGGAGGCCTTATCGGTACGGTAACACAGTTTACTTTAATTCCTGATCTTAAACTGGGAATTGTTGTCTTGACTAATCAACAGTCAGGGGCAGCTTTCAATACCATTACGAATACGGTAAAAGATTCTTACCTTGGAGTGGCAGACAGAAACTGGCTGAAAACGTATGGTGAAAGAATGTCTAAAATGAATGTGGAATTTGAAAAACAAAAGAAAGAAGCATTTACAAAATCAGAAGCATTCAAAAAAGAAAAAACACTTCAGCCAAAAGCTGAACAGTTTACAGGAACATATAATGATGTTTGGTTCGGTGATGTAGAAATTACTCAGCAGGGAAGTGCTTACAGAATTTCATGTAAAAATTCACCGAGATTGAAAGGAGAATTGCTTCCATATTCCAATAATTCATTTATTATTAAGTGGGATGACAGAAGCTATGATGCTGATGCCTATATTATTTTTAGTTATGATGAGAATGGAAAAGCACAATCTGCAAAATTAAAGGCTATTTCGGATGTGACGGATTTCAGCTTTGATTTTGATGATCTGGATCTGAAGAAGAAATAA
- a CDS encoding SixA phosphatase family protein, with product MKRLILVRHAKSDWPEETEDFDRPLADKGLEDAMNMSRFLKHNNISIDHFVSSPAVRALNTCKIFNQTYQLECSTDEKLYNPSERNFESVIYDLDDNLSTVALFSHNNGISNFANSISEDIFHFPTCGVAGFEVDCESWSEFDGAKKKLLFFYEPGKI from the coding sequence ATGAAAAGACTCATCCTCGTAAGACATGCAAAAAGCGACTGGCCGGAAGAAACGGAGGACTTTGACAGACCCTTGGCAGACAAAGGTTTGGAGGATGCTATGAACATGTCCAGATTCCTAAAACATAATAATATTTCCATTGATCATTTTGTATCAAGCCCGGCAGTGCGTGCCCTGAATACCTGTAAGATTTTTAACCAGACCTATCAGCTGGAGTGTTCTACTGATGAAAAACTATATAATCCCTCGGAAAGAAATTTTGAATCTGTAATCTATGACCTGGATGACAACCTAAGTACGGTTGCTCTTTTCTCCCACAACAATGGAATTTCCAATTTTGCCAATTCCATTTCTGAAGATATTTTTCACTTTCCCACCTGTGGTGTTGCCGGTTTCGAAGTAGATTGTGAATCCTGGTCCGAATTTGATGGAGCCAAAAAGAAACTTTTGTTCTTTTATGAACCTGGAAAAATATAA
- the ruvX gene encoding Holliday junction resolvase RuvX: MGQILAIDYGKARCGIAITDDMQIIASGLETVENRILMEFLKKYFNENKVDEVVIGLPIDLRGNISEVETDILKFIEEFKKEFSDIAVHRFDERFTSKMASFFISQSGKTKKKRQEKGLIDKVSATIILQNFLEQRLR, encoded by the coding sequence ATGGGACAAATCCTTGCAATAGACTACGGAAAGGCTCGTTGTGGCATAGCTATAACAGACGATATGCAGATTATAGCCAGTGGGCTGGAGACTGTAGAGAACCGCATTTTAATGGAATTTTTGAAAAAATATTTCAATGAAAATAAGGTAGATGAAGTAGTAATTGGGCTTCCCATAGATTTGAGAGGAAATATTTCTGAAGTGGAAACCGATATTTTAAAATTCATTGAAGAATTTAAGAAAGAATTTTCGGATATTGCAGTTCACCGTTTTGATGAAAGATTTACTTCAAAGATGGCATCATTCTTTATTTCCCAAAGTGGAAAAACTAAGAAGAAAAGACAGGAAAAAGGATTAATAGATAAAGTAAGTGCAACCATCATATTGCAGAATTTTTTAGAACAAAGATTAAGATGA
- the def gene encoding peptide deformylase gives MILPIRAFGDPVLRKVGKDIDKDYPELQELIENMFETMYSANGIGLAAPQIGLDIRMFVIDVTPLAEDEDYEDIKDELAQFKKVFINATILEESGEEWKFNEGCLSIPDVREDVKRKGTIVIEYYDENFVKHTETFSDIRARVIQHEYDHIEGVLFTDHLSALKKKLVKGKLTKISQGDVSIGYKMRFPK, from the coding sequence ATGATTTTACCGATAAGAGCTTTTGGGGATCCTGTTTTGAGAAAAGTGGGAAAAGATATAGATAAAGACTATCCCGAATTACAGGAACTGATAGAAAATATGTTTGAAACGATGTACAGCGCCAATGGCATAGGTCTTGCAGCGCCTCAGATCGGTTTGGATATTCGTATGTTTGTAATAGATGTGACGCCTCTTGCAGAAGATGAGGATTATGAAGATATCAAGGACGAGCTGGCACAATTCAAAAAGGTATTCATTAATGCTACCATTCTGGAAGAATCCGGTGAAGAGTGGAAGTTTAATGAAGGCTGTCTGTCTATTCCGGATGTAAGAGAAGATGTGAAAAGAAAAGGAACAATCGTTATTGAATATTATGACGAAAATTTTGTAAAACATACAGAAACTTTTTCCGATATTAGAGCCCGCGTAATTCAACATGAATACGATCACATTGAAGGAGTTCTGTTTACTGATCACTTAAGTGCTTTGAAGAAGAAACTGGTAAAAGGAAAACTTACGAAGATCTCTCAGGGTGATGTAAGCATTGGTTACAAAATGAGATTTCCAAAATAA
- a CDS encoding DUF5606 family protein, which yields MLLEKIISISGKPGLYKLVSQLRNGFIIEDVTNKKKVSIGNSSQVSLLDNIAMFTFDKEVPLFEVFENVAKNNDYKQTISHKASDSELKEFMLASLPNYDTERVYASDIKKLAQWYNILHKAGYITPDSFVKAEAETLDGEPAEEVSIEKEAKKAAPKAEKPATPKVKATSAAKAAPKSTHTKKG from the coding sequence ATGCTGTTAGAAAAAATAATTTCAATTTCTGGAAAACCAGGACTTTACAAATTAGTTTCTCAATTAAGAAACGGATTCATCATTGAAGATGTTACCAACAAGAAAAAAGTAAGCATCGGTAACTCTAGCCAGGTAAGCTTATTGGATAATATTGCAATGTTTACATTTGATAAAGAAGTTCCTTTGTTTGAAGTTTTTGAAAATGTTGCTAAAAACAATGATTATAAGCAAACTATTTCTCACAAGGCTTCTGATTCAGAATTGAAAGAATTTATGTTAGCTTCTCTTCCTAATTATGATACGGAAAGAGTATATGCATCTGACATCAAGAAACTGGCTCAGTGGTACAATATTCTTCACAAAGCAGGATATATCACTCCTGATAGCTTTGTAAAAGCAGAGGCAGAAACTTTAGATGGTGAGCCTGCAGAAGAAGTAAGCATCGAGAAAGAAGCTAAAAAAGCTGCTCCAAAAGCAGAAAAACCTGCAACACCAAAAGTAAAGGCTACTTCAGCTGCAAAAGCGGCTCCGAAAAGCACACACACTAAAAAAGGATAA
- the mazG gene encoding nucleoside triphosphate pyrophosphohydrolase: protein MNTKQEKLEAFGRLLDIMDDLREKCPWDQKQTLQSLRHLTLEETYELSDAILQDDLQEIKKELGDVLLHLVFYSKIGSEKGSFDIADVINSLNEKLIFRHPHIYGDTEVKDEEEVKQNWEKLKLKEGNKSILGGVPKSLPSLVKAYRIQDKVKGIGFEFHDAEDAWKKVDEEIQEFHAETDLDKKEQELGDVFFSLINYARISGINPDSALERTNLKFISRFQKMENIAREQDLNLADMSLEEMDVLWEKAKHLS from the coding sequence ATGAATACGAAACAGGAGAAACTAGAAGCATTCGGAAGATTATTGGATATTATGGATGATCTTCGTGAGAAATGTCCATGGGATCAAAAGCAGACCTTGCAATCTCTTCGGCATCTTACACTTGAAGAAACCTATGAGCTTTCTGATGCCATTTTGCAGGACGATTTACAGGAAATAAAAAAAGAATTGGGTGATGTTCTTCTTCACTTGGTTTTCTATTCTAAAATAGGTTCTGAAAAAGGAAGCTTTGATATTGCAGACGTTATTAATTCTCTTAATGAAAAACTTATTTTCCGTCACCCTCATATCTACGGAGATACTGAAGTGAAAGATGAAGAAGAAGTAAAGCAGAACTGGGAAAAACTAAAGTTAAAGGAAGGAAACAAATCTATTTTAGGAGGTGTTCCGAAAAGCCTGCCAAGTTTAGTAAAAGCCTATAGAATACAGGATAAGGTAAAAGGTATTGGCTTTGAATTTCATGATGCAGAAGATGCCTGGAAAAAAGTAGATGAGGAAATCCAGGAATTTCATGCTGAAACAGATCTGGATAAAAAAGAGCAAGAGCTGGGAGATGTGTTTTTCTCATTGATAAATTATGCAAGGATTTCAGGAATTAATCCGGATTCTGCTTTAGAAAGAACCAATCTGAAGTTTATTTCAAGGTTTCAAAAGATGGAAAATATTGCCCGTGAGCAGGATTTAAATCTTGCTGATATGTCTCTGGAAGAAATGGATGTTCTTTGGGAAAAAGCAAAACACTTATCATAG
- a CDS encoding SdiA-regulated domain-containing protein codes for MLRLLMLPTLFLLSCNPKAQNSPVKGDDLNPQFSLPKKLKEVSGITLSKDKKTMWVIEDRGNKNAIYGLSDKGEMLAKVPVENAENTDWEDIISDAQGNIYIGDFGNNDNNRRDLAILKTDLKDAAQKTTKVVQTTKFHYEGQTEFPPKKSNLLYDCEAFVEMDGNFYLFTKNRSKGFDGTFLVFKVPNKEGDFEAKLIGKLKLQGGYNDAAITSATINSTKDKIVLLTHKNVHVLTGFTPDDFNAAKIQKISLNHNSQKEAIVFQDDKTLIIADEKGKNEGGNVYQFSVQP; via the coding sequence ATGCTAAGACTTCTTATGTTACCCACCTTATTTCTATTGAGCTGTAATCCTAAGGCTCAGAATTCACCAGTGAAAGGTGATGATTTAAACCCTCAGTTTTCTTTACCTAAAAAGTTAAAGGAAGTTTCTGGTATTACTTTATCGAAAGATAAAAAGACGATGTGGGTGATAGAGGACAGAGGAAATAAGAATGCCATATATGGATTAAGTGACAAAGGAGAAATGCTTGCCAAGGTACCGGTAGAAAATGCTGAAAATACAGATTGGGAAGATATTATATCAGATGCGCAGGGAAATATTTATATCGGAGATTTTGGAAATAATGATAATAACAGACGTGATCTAGCCATTTTAAAAACAGACCTGAAAGACGCTGCTCAAAAAACAACAAAGGTTGTTCAGACTACAAAGTTTCATTACGAGGGACAGACAGAGTTTCCACCAAAAAAATCAAATCTATTGTATGACTGTGAAGCTTTTGTAGAAATGGATGGTAACTTCTACCTTTTTACAAAGAACAGAAGTAAAGGTTTTGACGGAACATTCCTGGTATTTAAAGTCCCAAATAAAGAAGGTGATTTTGAAGCTAAACTGATCGGGAAATTAAAACTTCAGGGAGGTTATAATGATGCAGCTATTACGTCAGCTACCATTAATAGCACCAAAGATAAAATTGTATTATTGACGCATAAAAATGTTCATGTTCTTACCGGTTTTACACCCGATGATTTCAATGCAGCTAAGATCCAAAAGATTTCTTTAAACCATAATTCTCAAAAAGAAGCCATCGTTTTTCAAGATGATAAAACATTGATAATTGCAGATGAGAAAGGCAAAAATGAGGGTGGAAATGTCTATCAGTTTTCTGTTCAGCCATAA
- a CDS encoding metallophosphoesterase: MNLSFKTHLKNTSIVLRTVMSAGVLYSCATYNVQKGKNLFEVKDSDIKSENDFKVFLIGDAGNADEPQAQKTLNLLKGKLDSANNNSMLIFLGDNIYPNGMPKETDKDYELAKQKLENQLAITKNFKGKTLVIPGNHDWYSGLDGLDGLNAQEAIVKKYFDDKKSFLPKNGCPIDDINISKDIKLIAIDTEWVIANWDNYPGINKNCNIKTREDFFTEFKDLIIKNQGKRIIVALHHPVISSGTHAGFHSAKSHLFPFKSKVPVPVITSVINILRSSSGISPADLNNQHYADLANRLKSLVQDKENIIFVSGHDHNLQYHEDGNIRQIISGAGSKVDPSTITEHTDFSYGGNGFAVLNIRKDQSTDVEYFSTQNDQLKKLTQISVVSKPDVFVNNFPNTFPSTISSSIYPVQLTQKGKFYRWLWGEHYRKYYGIPIEAPTANLSELNGGFIPFREGGGNQSNSLRLKAKDGQEFVMRGVKKSAVRFLNNMAFTKSTFGEELTNTFPEKFLLDFYTTNHPFTPFSVGNMADKLNIIHSNPKLYYIPKQQALDKYNLNYGDEMYMIEERFSSDPKTLTYLNNAKDILSTDDVLKNLSKSSKYSVDKESYIRARLFDMLIGDWDRHSDQWKWAEYEDGDKIIYKPIPKDRDQAFSKYDGAAFKLIMNVPAIRHMKTFTEDISSVKWVNMEPYPMDLVFLKGSTQEEWETQAKYIQEHLTDADIDDAFHNLPKEVQDDTIADIERKLKIRKTKLQGYASEYYNILQEKVSLAGTVNPDKFVITKKGHTVQVQQYELGKNKDKNKLVFEKTYHDSKTKELWIYGLEDDDIYEVVGTGRPRMNIRLIGGYNHDVYKVEDGRKVKIYDFLSQKNTYKASNATKNISDDYEINTYNYKHPKYNSVAGYPNADYNPDDGVIIGMLANYTVNNFIRDPFTQKHSLKANFYTATAGFSLTYKGVFKKAISGWDFNLDASYTTPRFSQNFFGLSNESPYDKEDTEREYNRARISKFSVAPSITKKNWMNFSHQIQLTFEDNKVQRKDGRFINQSPDVRPEVFNSQQFLGANYTFSYKNADNVAFPTLGMEFMLNADWKATFSNFNKNFLTVRGKLAIDHRIDKKGIFVFANSSNAMWINNHNFEFYQAAAIGGNNGMRAFRNERFSGRSYFINNSEIRWDFGRIRNNIVPANMGILVGYDVGRVWNDNEYSRKWHQSVGAGVWLSIVEMMSARLNYFYGADGGRVSAGIGMKF; encoded by the coding sequence ATGAATTTATCCTTTAAAACTCATCTAAAAAATACTTCTATTGTTTTACGAACAGTAATGTCCGCCGGAGTGTTATATTCCTGCGCAACATATAACGTACAAAAAGGCAAAAACTTATTTGAAGTAAAAGATTCTGACATAAAATCTGAAAATGACTTTAAGGTTTTCCTCATTGGAGATGCCGGAAATGCAGATGAACCTCAGGCCCAAAAAACACTGAACCTCCTTAAAGGCAAACTGGACTCAGCAAATAATAACTCTATGCTAATCTTTCTGGGAGATAATATCTACCCCAACGGAATGCCTAAGGAAACGGATAAAGATTATGAGTTAGCAAAACAAAAACTGGAAAATCAGCTTGCCATCACTAAAAATTTTAAGGGAAAAACCTTAGTAATCCCAGGAAATCATGATTGGTATAGCGGATTGGACGGATTGGACGGATTGAACGCTCAGGAAGCAATTGTAAAAAAGTATTTTGACGATAAAAAATCTTTCCTCCCTAAAAACGGATGCCCAATTGATGATATCAACATATCCAAGGATATTAAATTAATCGCTATTGATACGGAATGGGTGATTGCCAACTGGGATAATTACCCGGGAATCAATAAAAACTGCAATATCAAGACCCGCGAAGATTTCTTCACGGAATTTAAGGATCTTATTATTAAAAACCAGGGTAAAAGAATTATTGTAGCGCTGCACCATCCTGTTATAAGCAGTGGAACCCACGCAGGCTTTCACTCTGCCAAATCACACCTATTTCCTTTTAAAAGTAAAGTTCCGGTACCTGTTATAACCAGTGTTATCAATATACTTAGAAGTTCTTCCGGAATAAGTCCGGCAGACCTCAACAACCAACATTATGCAGATCTTGCCAACCGATTAAAAAGTCTTGTTCAGGATAAGGAAAATATTATTTTCGTTTCTGGGCATGATCATAATCTACAATATCATGAAGATGGGAATATCAGACAGATTATTAGTGGCGCAGGCTCTAAGGTGGATCCGTCTACCATAACTGAGCATACTGATTTTTCTTATGGCGGTAATGGTTTTGCGGTTTTAAATATCAGAAAGGACCAAAGTACGGATGTTGAATATTTCTCTACACAAAATGATCAGTTAAAAAAATTAACCCAGATCTCTGTAGTTTCTAAGCCGGATGTATTTGTGAATAATTTCCCCAATACATTTCCATCTACCATCTCTTCCAGCATTTACCCTGTACAACTTACTCAAAAAGGGAAATTTTACCGATGGTTGTGGGGAGAACATTACAGAAAGTATTATGGAATTCCTATTGAAGCCCCAACAGCCAATCTTTCTGAGTTAAATGGTGGTTTTATCCCGTTTAGGGAAGGTGGCGGAAATCAATCCAATAGCTTAAGATTAAAAGCCAAAGATGGGCAGGAGTTTGTAATGCGTGGTGTGAAAAAAAGTGCCGTGCGTTTCCTTAACAATATGGCTTTTACAAAGAGTACTTTTGGCGAAGAGCTTACCAATACTTTTCCAGAAAAATTCTTATTAGACTTCTACACCACGAATCATCCATTTACCCCATTTTCAGTGGGAAATATGGCTGATAAACTTAATATTATACACAGTAATCCAAAATTATACTATATCCCTAAGCAACAGGCATTAGATAAATATAATCTCAACTACGGTGATGAAATGTACATGATTGAAGAACGTTTTTCTTCGGATCCAAAAACATTGACTTATCTGAATAATGCAAAGGATATTCTTTCTACGGATGATGTATTAAAAAACCTTAGCAAAAGTTCCAAATATTCTGTAGACAAAGAATCTTACATCAGGGCAAGACTTTTTGATATGCTCATTGGTGACTGGGACAGACATTCCGATCAATGGAAATGGGCGGAATATGAGGATGGAGACAAAATTATTTACAAACCTATCCCAAAAGACAGGGACCAGGCTTTCAGTAAATATGACGGAGCTGCGTTCAAACTTATCATGAATGTTCCTGCAATCCGCCACATGAAAACATTTACTGAGGATATCAGTAGTGTAAAATGGGTAAATATGGAACCTTATCCAATGGATCTTGTCTTTTTAAAGGGATCTACACAGGAAGAATGGGAAACACAGGCAAAGTACATCCAGGAACATTTAACGGATGCAGATATTGATGATGCCTTCCACAATCTTCCCAAAGAAGTACAGGATGATACCATTGCTGATATTGAAAGAAAACTAAAGATACGAAAGACTAAGCTGCAAGGCTACGCATCGGAATATTATAACATATTACAGGAAAAAGTTTCTTTAGCAGGAACTGTAAATCCTGATAAATTTGTTATTACCAAAAAAGGACATACCGTACAGGTGCAGCAATATGAATTAGGCAAAAACAAGGATAAGAACAAGCTCGTTTTCGAAAAAACCTATCATGATTCCAAAACAAAGGAACTGTGGATTTATGGCTTGGAGGATGATGACATCTATGAAGTAGTGGGAACCGGGCGACCTCGAATGAATATCAGGCTGATTGGCGGCTACAACCATGATGTATATAAAGTAGAAGATGGAAGAAAGGTAAAGATTTATGATTTTCTATCTCAAAAGAATACATATAAGGCCAGTAATGCAACGAAGAATATTTCTGACGATTACGAAATAAATACCTACAATTATAAGCATCCTAAGTATAACTCTGTGGCCGGCTATCCCAATGCAGATTATAACCCGGATGATGGAGTCATCATAGGAATGCTGGCCAATTATACAGTGAACAACTTCATCCGTGATCCTTTTACTCAAAAGCATAGCTTAAAGGCTAATTTTTATACTGCTACTGCGGGATTCAGCCTTACTTATAAAGGAGTCTTCAAGAAAGCTATTTCCGGATGGGATTTCAATCTGGATGCATCTTATACTACTCCTAGATTTTCCCAAAACTTCTTTGGTCTTTCCAATGAAAGCCCATATGATAAGGAGGATACAGAAAGAGAGTACAATAGGGCAAGAATTTCCAAGTTTAGTGTAGCTCCTTCAATTACCAAGAAAAACTGGATGAACTTCAGCCATCAGATCCAGCTTACTTTTGAAGATAATAAAGTACAGAGAAAGGACGGTCGATTTATCAACCAATCTCCGGATGTACGACCAGAGGTCTTCAATAGTCAGCAGTTTTTAGGAGCCAATTATACATTCAGCTATAAAAATGCAGATAATGTGGCCTTTCCTACTCTTGGAATGGAATTTATGTTGAATGCTGACTGGAAAGCTACTTTCTCTAATTTCAACAAAAATTTCCTTACTGTAAGGGGAAAACTAGCGATTGACCACAGAATTGATAAAAAAGGAATCTTTGTGTTTGCCAACTCCAGTAATGCGATGTGGATTAACAATCATAACTTTGAATTCTATCAGGCCGCTGCCATTGGTGGTAATAATGGTATGAGAGCATTTAGAAATGAAAGATTTTCTGGAAGATCATACTTTATCAACAACTCTGAAATACGATGGGATTTTGGAAGAATAAGAAATAATATTGTTCCTGCCAACATGGGAATCCTTGTAGGTTATGATGTTGGCCGTGTCTGGAATGACAATGAATACTCAAGAAAATGGCATCAATCTGTTGGTGCCGGAGTTTGGCTCAGCATCGTAGAAATGATGTCTGCAAGACTAAACTATTTCTATGGAGCAGATGGCGGAAGGGTTTCTGCAGGAATAGGCATGAAATTTTAG
- a CDS encoding Pycsar system effector family protein: protein MSILHKAKNYVEILFKDKLSSVYFYHNFIHTAYTVNKAEEIMKNTPVSEEDQEKVLVALWFHDTGYIECAMNHEERSVEIMKNFLHEENYPENYIAEVEKLILATKINHEPQGLLEKIVKDADFSHFAGHDYNDISDALRKEWELTNVRCFSNDEWNAGNLDMLKNKHTFYTDYAKENWEPLKKKNIKKIEKKLVKEEEKKDNSEGKKEKEKSDRSVDTLFRVTLNNHTRLSDIADSKANILLSVNAIIISVCLSVLVPKLDAPKNSHLILPSFILLLSSVLTIIFAILSTKPNVTKTTFTTQDVTNRKVNLLFFGNFQQMLFDDYHNAMKDLIKDRDYIYDSMVKDLYYLGKVLDRKYKLLSITYKIFMAGIIISVLSFGFAFLSL from the coding sequence ATGAGCATTCTACACAAAGCTAAAAATTATGTTGAAATCTTATTCAAAGATAAGTTATCTTCGGTATATTTTTATCATAATTTTATCCATACTGCCTATACTGTTAATAAGGCAGAGGAAATCATGAAAAATACTCCTGTTTCTGAAGAGGATCAGGAGAAAGTACTTGTGGCACTTTGGTTTCATGATACTGGCTATATAGAATGTGCCATGAATCATGAAGAAAGAAGTGTAGAGATCATGAAAAACTTTCTGCATGAGGAAAATTATCCGGAAAACTATATCGCAGAGGTAGAAAAACTGATATTGGCAACTAAGATTAACCATGAACCTCAAGGGCTATTGGAAAAAATTGTAAAAGATGCTGACTTCAGCCACTTTGCGGGCCATGATTACAATGATATTTCTGATGCTTTAAGAAAAGAATGGGAGCTTACCAATGTAAGATGCTTTTCTAATGATGAATGGAATGCCGGAAATCTTGATATGTTGAAGAACAAACACACCTTTTATACAGACTATGCTAAGGAAAACTGGGAACCTTTAAAAAAGAAAAATATCAAAAAAATTGAAAAAAAACTTGTAAAAGAGGAAGAGAAAAAAGATAATTCTGAGGGAAAGAAAGAAAAAGAAAAATCAGACAGAAGTGTAGATACATTATTCAGGGTGACACTCAATAATCATACAAGGCTGAGTGATATTGCGGATAGTAAAGCCAATATTCTTTTATCTGTAAATGCGATCATTATTTCAGTCTGTCTTTCTGTATTGGTCCCAAAGCTGGATGCCCCGAAAAATTCGCACCTGATTCTTCCAAGTTTTATACTGTTGTTATCCAGTGTTCTTACCATCATATTTGCCATCCTGTCTACAAAACCAAACGTAACAAAGACAACATTTACTACCCAGGATGTTACCAATAGAAAGGTGAATCTGCTGTTCTTTGGAAACTTTCAGCAAATGCTTTTTGATGACTATCATAATGCAATGAAAGATCTGATCAAGGATAGGGATTATATTTATGATTCTATGGTGAAGGATCTGTATTATCTGGGAAAGGTTCTCGACAGAAAGTATAAGCTTTTATCCATTACGTATAAAATATTTATGGCCGGAATTATTATTTCGGTGCTGTCATTTGGCTTTGCTTTCCTTAGTCTTTAA